A genomic segment from Juglans regia cultivar Chandler chromosome 14, Walnut 2.0, whole genome shotgun sequence encodes:
- the LOC109008517 gene encoding non-functional NADPH-dependent codeinone reductase 2-like, translating into MDSATANAATGIPEVVLNSSTGPKAMPVIGCGTAADSNATLISAVLEAIKLGYRHFDTAFAYGSEQALGEAIAEALRLGLVGSRDELFITTKLWPSDAHADLVVPALQKSIRALQLEYLDLYLIHWPISVTPGKSAFPFDEQDLMPMDFGSVWAAMEECQRLGLTKSIGVSNFSCKKLENLLSTATIPPSVNQVEMSPVWQQKKLIEFCKPNGIIVSAFSPLGASGSSWGTNHVMENETLKEIAKTRGKTVAQVCLRWIYEQGVAPIVKSYNKGRLKENLQIFDWALSEDDSNKIGQIKQHKMMIREELVSARGPYKSIEELWDGEL; encoded by the exons ATGGACAGTGCCACAGCAAATGCAGCGACTGGAATCCCGGAGGTGGTGCTGAACTCTTCCACCGGCCCCAAGGCCATGCCCGTGATTGGCTGCGGCACTGCAGCAGACTCCAACGCCACCTTGATATCGGCCGTCCTGGAGGCGATCAAGCTCGGTTATAGGCACTTTGACACGGCTTTCGCGTATGGATCGGAGCAGGCTCTTGGAGAAGCTATTGCAGAAGCTCTTAGACTCGGCCTTGTTGGCTCTCGGGACGAGCTTTTCATTACTACCAAGCTGTGGCCTTCTGATGCTCATGCTGATCTTGTTGTTCCAGCTCTACAGAAATCAATCCG GGCTCTTCAGCTGGAATACCTAGACCTCTATCTAATCCACTGGCCCATCAGTGTTACACCTGGGAAGTCGGCATTCCCTTTTGATGAACAGGACCTGATGCCGATGGACTTCGGGTCTGTGTGGGCAGCCATGGAGGAGTGCCAGAGACTTGGCCTCACGAAGTCCATTGGAGTCAGCAACTTCTCCTGCAAGAAGCTTGAAAACTTGCTCTCTACAGCCACCATTCCTCCTTCGGTGAATCAG GTGGAGATGAGCCCAGTTTGGCAACAAAAGAAGCTAATAGAGTTTTGCAAGCCAAATGGCATTATCGTGTCCGCTTTCTCTCCTTTGGGAGCAAGTGGAAGTAGTTGGGGCACGAACCATGTCATGGAGAATGAAACGCTCAAGGAGATTGCGAAAACTCGAGGGAAGACTGTTGCCCAG GTTTGTCTTAGATGGATTTATGAGCAAGGGGTAGCTCCAATTGTGAAGAGCTACAACAAGGGGAGGTTGAAGGAGAATCTGCAGATATTTGACTGGGCGCTATCAGAGGATGACTCTAACAAGATTGGTCAAATCAAGCAGCACAAGATGATGATCAGGGAGGAACTTGTTTCTGCTCGTGGACCCTACAAGTCCATTGAAGAGCTTTGGGATGGAGAGCTGTAA